One segment of Ipomoea triloba cultivar NCNSP0323 chromosome 12, ASM357664v1 DNA contains the following:
- the LOC115998727 gene encoding myb-related protein 305-like, translating into MDKKPCNSQDVEIRKGPWTMEEDLILINYIANHGEGVWNSLARSAGLKRTGKSCRLRWLNYLRPDVRRGNITPEEQLLIMELHAKWGNRWSKIAKHLPGRTDNEIKNYWRTRIQKHMKPQQGGENAATRQSSSSCCGGEQNEQASTSQASAPDTVETYSPTSYNNMDATFQGTFPTESNVDNMWSMEDLWSMHLLNGD; encoded by the exons ATGGATAAAAAACCATGCAATTCTCAAGATGTTGAAATAAGGAAGGGGCCTTGGACTATGGAAGAAGATTTGATTCTCATAAACTACATTGCAAATCATGGTGAAGGTGTTTGGAACTCTCTAGCTCGATCTGCGG GTCTGAAGCGTACCGGGAAGAGTTGCCGGCTCCGGTGGTTGAACTACCTCCGGCCAGACGTCCGGCGGGGGAATATTACGCCGGAGGAACAACTTTTGATCATGGAATTGCATGCTAAGTGGGGAAATAG GTGGTCGAAAATTGCGAAACATTTGCCTGGGAGAACAGATAATGAGATAAAGAACTACTGGAGGACTAGGATCCAGAAGCATATGAAGCCGCAGCAGGGGGGAGAAAATGCGGCGACACGGCAGAGCAGTTCTAGCTGCTGCGGCGGCGAGCAGAACGAGCAAGCGAGCACAAGCCAAGCCTCGGCGCCGGACACGGTGGAAACTTATTCTCCGACCTCGTACAACAACATGGACGCCACTTTTCAGGGCACTTTCCCCACCGAATCAAACGTCGACAACATGTGGAGCATGGAAGACCTCTGGTCCATGCACTTGCTTAACGGAGATTAA